Proteins encoded in a region of the Bacillus sp. T3 genome:
- a CDS encoding SGNH/GDSL hydrolase family protein yields the protein MRNKSVLFVAITSCIALLICVVGLGVTLIDYFDNPTTLNTEKVVKKETKKEEEAVQIVALGDSLTRGTGDTEGKGYVGYLVQNLEKKTDQKLALSNLGIKGLTTEQLAQQVKQKEVQRQVENADILLITIGGNDLFRGGQGLGDMSPESLQPIEAAFDINLHTILTDIRNVNPTADIFFIGLYNPFIDLEKAEDTSKVVREWNYKSAEISAMYPNTVFVPTFDLFQLNVNDYLFSDHFHPNTEGYQLIAERVASLITM from the coding sequence TTGAGAAATAAATCGGTATTATTTGTAGCGATAACCTCATGTATAGCGTTGCTTATTTGTGTTGTTGGACTCGGGGTTACTTTAATTGACTATTTTGATAACCCAACCACATTAAACACAGAGAAGGTTGTGAAAAAGGAAACGAAAAAAGAGGAGGAAGCGGTGCAAATTGTGGCCCTAGGCGATTCTTTAACGAGAGGAACAGGGGATACAGAAGGGAAAGGGTATGTTGGTTATTTAGTCCAAAACCTAGAAAAAAAGACTGACCAAAAGCTTGCTCTTTCAAATCTTGGGATAAAGGGACTTACTACAGAACAATTAGCACAGCAGGTTAAACAGAAGGAAGTGCAAAGGCAAGTTGAAAATGCAGATATTCTCTTAATTACAATTGGCGGAAATGACTTATTTCGAGGTGGTCAAGGTTTGGGCGATATGAGTCCAGAGAGCTTGCAACCAATTGAAGCAGCATTTGATATAAATCTACATACCATTCTTACTGATATCAGAAATGTAAACCCGACTGCAGATATTTTCTTCATTGGATTGTACAATCCATTTATAGATTTAGAAAAAGCAGAGGATACCTCTAAGGTTGTTCGTGAATGGAACTATAAAAGTGCGGAAATAAGCGCAATGTATCCTAATACCGTATTTGTACCGACATTTGATTTATTTCAATTAAATGTGAATGATTACTTATTTTCTGATCATTTTCACCCGAACACTGAAGGCTATCAATTGATTGCTGAACGGGTTGCTTCATTAATCACAATGTAA
- a CDS encoding IDEAL domain-containing protein encodes MEHKLPNSMRQNMPKAPRHLEIKDNMTDALIAEMLLEKSLCDFRKEQIMKEIDISLAQRNKPEFLRLVKELEGIS; translated from the coding sequence ATGGAACATAAGTTGCCGAATTCTATGAGACAGAACATGCCGAAGGCTCCACGACACTTGGAAATAAAAGACAACATGACGGATGCACTAATTGCGGAAATGCTACTCGAAAAGTCCCTATGTGATTTTAGAAAAGAACAAATTATGAAAGAGATCGACATCTCCTTAGCACAGAGAAACAAACCTGAATTTCTTCGATTAGTAAAAGAACTAGAGGGTATATCATAA
- a CDS encoding YjcZ family sporulation protein, with product MSYNSGGYGAGFALIVVLFILLIIVGTRFGY from the coding sequence ATGAGCTATAATTCAGGTGGCTACGGAGCAGGATTTGCGCTAATTGTTGTTCTGTTTATCCTATTAATCATTGTTGGCACTCGTTTTGGATACTAA
- a CDS encoding CoA pyrophosphatase, translating into MDIYQIITKLENRQLSILDSAKFSKFAVLLPLIEKEDGIHILFEVRAFNMRRQPGEICYPGGRIDPDDHNEQYTALRETSEELGISVNSIRHVVPLDYMVNALGRIIYPFVGVIDQPELIVPNESEVAEVFTVPLEFFRNVQPEIYKVHLIAQPEQDFPYELIIGGENYNWHKTHIDEYFYKYEDKVIWGLTARILHHFLELID; encoded by the coding sequence TTGGACATTTATCAAATTATCACAAAATTAGAAAATCGCCAATTATCCATTTTAGATAGCGCTAAGTTTTCAAAGTTTGCCGTACTATTGCCTTTAATAGAGAAGGAAGATGGCATTCATATTCTTTTTGAAGTACGAGCCTTTAATATGAGACGACAGCCAGGAGAAATTTGTTATCCAGGTGGAAGAATTGATCCGGATGATCATAACGAGCAGTATACGGCCCTTCGTGAGACCTCTGAGGAATTAGGGATTTCTGTAAATAGCATTCGTCACGTCGTTCCTCTAGATTACATGGTCAATGCTTTAGGAAGGATCATTTACCCCTTTGTTGGTGTGATTGATCAGCCTGAACTTATCGTACCAAATGAATCTGAAGTCGCAGAGGTATTTACAGTCCCACTTGAATTCTTTCGAAATGTTCAACCAGAAATTTATAAAGTCCATTTAATTGCCCAACCTGAACAAGATTTTCCGTATGAACTTATTATTGGTGGAGAAAATTATAATTGGCATAAAACCCATATCGATGAGTATTTTTACAAATATGAGGACAAGGTTATCTGGGGATTAACTGCAAGAATTTTACATCATTTTCTTGAATTAATAGATTAA